In the Mytilus galloprovincialis chromosome 10, xbMytGall1.hap1.1, whole genome shotgun sequence genome, one interval contains:
- the LOC143049662 gene encoding protein FAM76A-like isoform X2: MAALFACTKCHRRHPFDELSSAEQLCKECRNYYPIVKCTYCRIEFQQEDKTSTNSICKKCAQNVKLYGKPSACEYCNILAAFIGNKCQRCTNSERKWGAPKTCEQCKQKCAFERTDNSTKVDGKLMCWLCTVAYKRVLAKAKIRQEVSRKNFGSQKKSSEKSEKSEKSEQIDKFDSIMNKTTDENKPGPKTENTSSAVPESQESTGSQDEKSSERKPHKHHKHKHHHHHHHHKHKHHHSQKSSEPNTPTAAAAQTPPSKKPRLETNSSTNGVTPTKSGSSLSSITGLNMSSLTDRPTEDPHSSEHLIALQLLQEQMEGLKKTLQQKEQQLLEKEKKLTELKAQNYESEKEWRIKFTNVQKKLTETNENNQIKVRELMKQISTLSKGGKKLKGYDSPVPSPLAL, from the exons atggcTGCATTATTTGCTTGTACAAAGTGTCATAGGAGACACCCTTTTGATGAATTATCTTCAGCTGAACAATTGTGCAAA GAATGCAGAAATTACTACCCCATAGTAAAATGTACTTATTGTAGAATTGAATTCCAACAGGAAGA caaaacCAGTACAAATTCTATCTGCAAGAAGTGTGCTCAGAATGTCAAACTGTATGGAAAG CCATCAGCCTGTGAATATTGCAATATCCTTGCTGCATTTATTGGGAACAAATGTCAGAGATGTACTAACTCGGAGAGGAAATGGGGTGCTCCAAAAACTTGTGAACAATGTAAACAGAAATGTGCATTTGAAAGAACAGACAACTCAACTAAA GTTGATGGAAAGTTAATGTGCTGGTTGTGTACAGTAGCTTATAAAAGAGTGCTGGCTAAAGCTAAGATACGACAAGAAGTATCAAGAAAGAACTTTGGGTCTCAAAAAAAGTCATCagaaaaatctgaaaaatcagaaaaatcaGAACAAATTGACAAATTTGATAGTATAATGAACAAAACTACAGATGAAAACAAGCCAGGGCCTAAAACTGAAAATACAAGTAGTGCTGTACCTGAGAGTCAAGAGAGTACTGGTAGTCAGGATGAAAAATCTAGTGAAAGGAAGCCTCATAAACATCATAAACACAAACATCATCACCATCACCACCATCACAAACATAAACATCACCACAGTCAAAA ATCAAGTGAACCAAATACTCCAACAGCAGCAGCAGCACAAACTCCACCTTCTAAGAAACCTCGGTTAGAGACAAACTCATCAACTAATGGTGTTACACCAACAAAAAG tggAAGTAGTTTGTCCTCAATAACAGGGTTAAATATGAGTAGTCTGACAGACAGACCCACTGAGGACCCCCACAGCTCAGAACATCTGATAGCTTTACAGCTTCTACAAGAACAGATGGAAGGACTGAAGAAAACACTTCAACAAAAAGAACAACAGCtattggaaaaagaaaaaaag CTAACAGAACTGAAGGCTCAGAATTATGAATCCGAGAAAGAATGGAGAATTAAATTTACAAATGTACAGAAAAAACTTACTGAGACAAATGAGAACAATCAG ATCAAAGTACGAGAGTTAATGAAACAGATATCAACATTATCTAAAGGGGGAAAGAAGCTAAAAGGATATGACAGTCCTGTCCCTAGTCCTTTAGCATTATAG
- the LOC143049662 gene encoding protein FAM76A-like isoform X1 yields MAALFACTKCHRRHPFDELSSAEQLCKECRNYYPIVKCTYCRIEFQQEDKTSTNSICKKCAQNVKLYGKPSACEYCNILAAFIGNKCQRCTNSERKWGAPKTCEQCKQKCAFERTDNSTKVDGKLMCWLCTVAYKRVLAKAKIRQEVSRKNFGSQKKSSEKSEKSEKSEQIDKFDSIMNKTTDENKPGPKTENTSSAVPESQESTGSQDEKSSERKPHKHHKHKHHHHHHHHKHKHHHSQKSSEPNTPTAAAAQTPPSKKPRLETNSSTNGVTPTKRPDIQSNADQSRFSFLKNGSSLSSITGLNMSSLTDRPTEDPHSSEHLIALQLLQEQMEGLKKTLQQKEQQLLEKEKKLTELKAQNYESEKEWRIKFTNVQKKLTETNENNQIKVRELMKQISTLSKGGKKLKGYDSPVPSPLAL; encoded by the exons atggcTGCATTATTTGCTTGTACAAAGTGTCATAGGAGACACCCTTTTGATGAATTATCTTCAGCTGAACAATTGTGCAAA GAATGCAGAAATTACTACCCCATAGTAAAATGTACTTATTGTAGAATTGAATTCCAACAGGAAGA caaaacCAGTACAAATTCTATCTGCAAGAAGTGTGCTCAGAATGTCAAACTGTATGGAAAG CCATCAGCCTGTGAATATTGCAATATCCTTGCTGCATTTATTGGGAACAAATGTCAGAGATGTACTAACTCGGAGAGGAAATGGGGTGCTCCAAAAACTTGTGAACAATGTAAACAGAAATGTGCATTTGAAAGAACAGACAACTCAACTAAA GTTGATGGAAAGTTAATGTGCTGGTTGTGTACAGTAGCTTATAAAAGAGTGCTGGCTAAAGCTAAGATACGACAAGAAGTATCAAGAAAGAACTTTGGGTCTCAAAAAAAGTCATCagaaaaatctgaaaaatcagaaaaatcaGAACAAATTGACAAATTTGATAGTATAATGAACAAAACTACAGATGAAAACAAGCCAGGGCCTAAAACTGAAAATACAAGTAGTGCTGTACCTGAGAGTCAAGAGAGTACTGGTAGTCAGGATGAAAAATCTAGTGAAAGGAAGCCTCATAAACATCATAAACACAAACATCATCACCATCACCACCATCACAAACATAAACATCACCACAGTCAAAA ATCAAGTGAACCAAATACTCCAACAGCAGCAGCAGCACAAACTCCACCTTCTAAGAAACCTCGGTTAGAGACAAACTCATCAACTAATGGTGTTACACCAACAAAAAG ACCAGATATTCAGTCTAATGCAGATCAAAGCAGATTCTCTTTCTTAAAAAA tggAAGTAGTTTGTCCTCAATAACAGGGTTAAATATGAGTAGTCTGACAGACAGACCCACTGAGGACCCCCACAGCTCAGAACATCTGATAGCTTTACAGCTTCTACAAGAACAGATGGAAGGACTGAAGAAAACACTTCAACAAAAAGAACAACAGCtattggaaaaagaaaaaaag CTAACAGAACTGAAGGCTCAGAATTATGAATCCGAGAAAGAATGGAGAATTAAATTTACAAATGTACAGAAAAAACTTACTGAGACAAATGAGAACAATCAG ATCAAAGTACGAGAGTTAATGAAACAGATATCAACATTATCTAAAGGGGGAAAGAAGCTAAAAGGATATGACAGTCCTGTCCCTAGTCCTTTAGCATTATAG